One segment of Deltaproteobacteria bacterium HGW-Deltaproteobacteria-4 DNA contains the following:
- a CDS encoding imidazole glycerol phosphate synthase subunit HisH: protein MITIIDYGMGNLRSVQKGFERVGLHAQVTSDPDVVARAERLVLPGVGAFRDCIHNLRAGGFVEPIMAHVASGRPFLGICLGLQLLFTESEEFGNHQGLGIIPGKVVRFPAGMIVDGEELKVPHMGWNRITMHRPSSLYHGIADNSFVYFVHSYYVVPDDLSVVATETDYGINYCSSICRDNVVATQFHPEKSQAIGLKMLENFGKM from the coding sequence ATGATTACCATCATCGATTACGGTATGGGCAATCTGCGCAGTGTGCAGAAGGGCTTTGAACGCGTCGGTTTACATGCGCAGGTGACAAGCGATCCGGATGTGGTCGCCAGGGCCGAACGCCTCGTTCTCCCCGGTGTCGGCGCCTTTCGCGACTGTATTCATAACCTGCGCGCTGGTGGTTTTGTCGAGCCGATTATGGCGCATGTCGCCAGTGGTCGGCCCTTCCTTGGGATCTGTCTCGGCCTGCAACTCCTCTTTACCGAGAGTGAAGAGTTCGGCAACCACCAGGGGTTGGGAATTATCCCCGGAAAAGTGGTGCGCTTTCCGGCCGGAATGATCGTGGATGGTGAGGAACTCAAGGTGCCGCACATGGGGTGGAACCGCATCACCATGCATCGGCCTTCGTCCCTGTACCACGGCATTGCCGATAACAGCTTTGTTTACTTTGTCCACTCCTATTATGTCGTCCCGGATGATCTGAGTGTCGTGGCGACCGAGACCGATTACGGGATCAACTACTGTTCCTCGATCTGTCGCGACAATGTCGTGGCGACCCAGTTTCACCCCGAGAAGAGCCAGGCAATCGGGCTGAAGATGCTGGAAAATTTCGGAAAGATGTAA
- a CDS encoding imidazoleglycerol-phosphate dehydratase HisB, which produces MSRTAIVDRNTAETNFHLRLVLDGSGKSEIKTAVPFIDHMLTQVAKHGFFDLTISGEGDTHIDDHHTVEDLGICLGQAFRMALADKAGIRRYGSGTMPMHEALVSVNIDFSGRPFLVFNAELPKAKVGTFDVELVEEFCVAFCNHAGANLHVNLHYGENLHHIVEAIFKALGRALDDATQLDPRISGVRSSKGCLD; this is translated from the coding sequence ATGTCCCGTACTGCCATTGTTGACCGCAATACCGCCGAGACCAACTTTCACCTTCGCCTCGTTCTCGACGGCAGCGGCAAGAGCGAGATCAAGACCGCTGTCCCCTTCATCGATCACATGCTCACGCAGGTGGCCAAACACGGCTTCTTCGACCTGACGATTAGCGGCGAGGGCGACACCCACATCGATGATCATCATACGGTCGAAGATCTCGGTATCTGTCTCGGCCAGGCCTTTCGTATGGCCCTGGCCGACAAAGCGGGGATCCGCCGCTACGGTAGCGGCACCATGCCGATGCACGAAGCGCTGGTTTCGGTCAATATCGACTTCTCCGGCCGGCCCTTTCTCGTCTTCAACGCCGAGCTCCCGAAAGCCAAGGTCGGCACCTTTGATGTCGAGCTCGTCGAGGAGTTCTGTGTCGCGTTCTGCAATCACGCTGGCGCGAACCTGCATGTGAATCTCCATTACGGCGAGAACCTCCATCACATCGTCGAAGCGATCTTCAAGGCGCTGGGGCGGGCTCTTGACGACGCCACCCAGCTCGATCCGCGCATCTCAGGGGTACGTTCGAGTAAAGGATGTCTGGACTAG